One genomic region from Nostoc sphaeroides encodes:
- a CDS encoding HlyD family secretion protein, producing MLEIEKEIVAPLPDIKKKPYSYQRVLLGTAFIFLGAATVAVGGATIKYRLTNLIVEDGLINGRIVRLQAPTNGNIKAFYAQPGVLVKPGQVLAQIGTERSPQEEQFRLQLERSQAERLERSQAEQISSQLKLSDLAGEVQANASQLAAAKESLNFLKNQLQSLKNQHNAVQGVDVQMALQGVSQQQAAVDAAVAKAIANRSQYERYKQLLAQGAVSQQQTEILQLGWESAEAEVKQTKAALNSAQASLNATKNGLAFSNQNTIGGTLSDQRSKLLQAIQAQETLISNLEAQISTGRQQLNKAQSLYKIRQPLAIAPVSYPRDRQDIKVSAPFAGVVYSTEHEQGEQVTNSERIMTLLDCNNLWIEAVVRADEASRIDTKKPVNVQIRGYSKTITGEIDLLQPISSIQGIDERAKLMQVQALLPTIPPTLVGQPLTRVTVKIPPPPGHTNSQQFCGLGQSARLTFSNKGFGSN from the coding sequence ATGTTAGAAATAGAAAAAGAAATAGTAGCACCGCTTCCTGATATTAAAAAAAAGCCCTACTCTTATCAAAGGGTATTACTAGGGACAGCATTTATATTTTTAGGGGCAGCAACGGTAGCAGTAGGTGGTGCAACAATTAAGTATCGTTTGACAAACTTAATAGTAGAAGATGGATTGATCAATGGCCGGATTGTGCGGTTACAAGCTCCTACCAATGGTAACATCAAAGCTTTTTATGCACAGCCTGGTGTGTTGGTGAAACCAGGACAGGTGTTAGCACAGATTGGCACTGAGCGCAGCCCTCAAGAAGAGCAATTTCGCTTACAGTTAGAGCGATCGCAAGCTGAACGTTTAGAGCGATCGCAAGCCGAACAAATTAGTTCGCAGTTAAAACTTTCAGACTTAGCAGGAGAAGTTCAAGCGAATGCTAGCCAACTGGCGGCAGCAAAGGAATCTTTAAATTTTCTCAAAAACCAGTTGCAAAGCTTAAAAAACCAACATAATGCCGTGCAGGGAGTGGATGTGCAGATGGCTTTGCAAGGAGTGAGCCAGCAACAAGCCGCCGTCGACGCAGCAGTTGCTAAAGCAATAGCTAACCGCTCACAATACGAACGATACAAACAGTTGCTAGCACAAGGTGCAGTTTCGCAACAGCAAACAGAGATACTACAGCTTGGCTGGGAATCAGCCGAAGCCGAAGTCAAGCAAACCAAAGCAGCTCTTAATTCGGCTCAAGCTTCCTTAAATGCTACTAAAAATGGCCTTGCTTTCAGTAATCAAAACACCATCGGGGGAACACTTTCAGACCAACGCTCAAAATTGCTTCAGGCAATTCAAGCGCAAGAGACATTGATCAGCAACCTAGAGGCTCAAATTAGTACCGGCAGACAACAACTTAACAAAGCCCAATCTCTGTACAAAATTCGTCAGCCTCTAGCGATCGCTCCTGTTTCATATCCCCGCGATCGCCAAGATATAAAAGTGTCAGCGCCCTTTGCTGGTGTTGTCTATAGCACAGAGCATGAACAGGGCGAACAAGTAACTAATTCCGAACGGATTATGACTTTGCTCGACTGTAACAACCTTTGGATTGAAGCTGTGGTTCGTGCTGACGAAGCTAGCCGCATCGATACCAAAAAGCCGGTGAACGTGCAGATCAGAGGCTACTCCAAAACCATCACCGGTGAAATTGACCTGCTCCAGCCAATTAGTAGCATTCAAGGCATCGACGAGCGAGCAAAGCTCATGCAGGTTCAGGCACTTTTACCCACCATTCCACCAACATTGGTAGGACAACCTTTGACGCGGGTAACAGTCAAAATTCCGCCACCACCTGGACATACCAACTCTCAACAGTTCTGCGGACTAGGACAATCAGCTCGTCTGACATTTAGTAACAAAGGCTTTGGCTCGAATTAA
- a CDS encoding nucleotide sugar dehydrogenase, which translates to MRVIVWGLGYVGTVVAACLAESGHDVIGVELSQEKVNAFNSGRSPIKEPNLDDLIKKGIDQGNLKAVTNGLKYVPWADVSLICVGTPSLADGSPMLDYIESVAQQIGRGLQTSERYHVVVLRSTVFPGVARDFLLPVIEQYSQRTAGKDFGIVVNPEFLRETDAIKDFYAPPYTVIGELDSRSGDMMALLYENIPAPFYRVALEEAELLKVVNNGFHALKVGFGNEIGRVCDRLGIDSHVVMKLVCADTKLNISPVYLKPGFAFGGSCLPKDLRSLTFNARKLGVEIPILDAVIPSNCLQIEAARVKVHETGARRIGVLGLSFKAGTDDLRESPVISLIRELWQDGMEVVVHDPDVNPDTILGSNLEYLRRQLPQISQIVTNDISDVLNNCQTIVVTQKRPEFIEALQGLNSDIAVIDLVRLTEGLSLPGVAKYEGISWNKKGALKKSQANLNDAVYKNGTAKVTQLNSLNKLAS; encoded by the coding sequence ATGCGAGTTATAGTTTGGGGTTTAGGTTACGTTGGTACAGTTGTTGCGGCCTGTCTCGCTGAATCTGGCCACGATGTGATCGGTGTTGAACTGAGTCAAGAAAAGGTAAATGCCTTCAACAGTGGACGTAGCCCTATTAAAGAACCTAACCTTGATGATTTGATCAAGAAGGGTATAGACCAGGGGAATCTGAAGGCTGTAACAAATGGTTTGAAGTATGTGCCTTGGGCTGATGTTTCACTGATCTGTGTCGGTACGCCCAGTTTGGCCGATGGTAGCCCAATGCTGGACTATATTGAAAGTGTTGCTCAACAGATTGGTCGTGGTCTACAAACATCAGAACGCTATCACGTTGTAGTGCTACGCAGTACAGTCTTTCCTGGTGTTGCTCGTGATTTTCTGCTACCAGTGATAGAACAGTATTCGCAACGAACTGCCGGAAAAGATTTTGGCATTGTGGTCAACCCAGAATTTCTGCGCGAAACTGACGCTATCAAAGATTTTTATGCGCCTCCTTACACGGTGATTGGTGAATTAGACAGCCGTTCAGGCGACATGATGGCATTGCTTTATGAGAATATTCCAGCTCCTTTCTATCGTGTAGCCTTGGAGGAAGCAGAACTTCTGAAAGTAGTCAACAATGGTTTTCACGCTCTCAAGGTCGGATTCGGTAATGAGATCGGTCGTGTCTGCGATCGCTTAGGCATAGATAGTCATGTTGTGATGAAACTAGTCTGCGCCGATACCAAGCTCAACATTTCCCCTGTTTACTTGAAGCCCGGCTTTGCCTTTGGGGGTTCATGTCTGCCCAAAGACCTACGCTCTTTAACCTTCAACGCTCGGAAATTGGGAGTAGAGATTCCCATCTTAGACGCAGTAATACCTAGCAACTGCCTGCAAATCGAAGCAGCGCGTGTCAAAGTACATGAGACTGGCGCTCGACGTATAGGCGTACTGGGCTTAAGCTTTAAGGCAGGTACGGATGACCTGCGTGAAAGCCCTGTGATCAGCCTGATTAGAGAACTGTGGCAAGACGGAATGGAAGTGGTAGTACACGATCCAGATGTAAATCCAGATACCATACTGGGCAGTAACTTGGAGTACCTAAGACGCCAGTTGCCTCAAATCTCTCAGATTGTGACTAATGACATATCAGATGTGTTGAATAACTGTCAGACAATAGTTGTTACTCAAAAACGACCAGAGTTCATAGAGGCATTACAGGGACTTAATAGTGACATTGCTGTTATCGACTTAGTGCGATTGACCGAAGGGCTTTCCTTACCAGGCGTAGCCAAATATGAGGGAATTTCCTGGAACAAAAAAGGTGCCCTCAAGAAATCACAGGCGAATTTAAACGATGCTGTTTACAAAAATGGCACTGCTAAGGTAACGCAGTTGAATAGCCTTAACAAATTAGCCAGTTAG
- a CDS encoding glycosyltransferase codes for MNKFAALKPLQKLSPYLNWMLMLSISVLGFIGLKLLSNPERLAILGLSSLMVLGVMGSWRWCWFGLQLLRSRIYLNWVFARWRRRANRIPVTNLPPLCIVAPTFKEKPWITERVFLAIAQEAKSLTQPVTLVIVTTEPEIVAIRELLKSEDPDSRFVNLIAIADPGGGKRKALADGLRELARLNLPPETIVALMDGDSVISPGTLRKCLPFFEMFPKMGALTTDEMPIVVGSYLFSEWLHLRFCQRHLYMCSHSLSQKLLCLTGRFSLYRSEAALDPTFADVLENDKLDDWLWGNFKFLSGDDKSTWYWVLQRGYNLLYIPDVMVYTIETISGSFVDRAYQNIRRWSGNMLRNGNRAIALGPNKTGWFIWYCLLDQRLSIWTSLIAPGLLLIYFFQTNWTAMAIIWSWILLSRPIMLAIVFWGRESHLKPIHLPILLIAQWSSSLIKVWTQMNLAQQKWSNRGNQSQAVAGSRWERWAKTTTSRFLVVSQMFSFVIFLLCLSKVVNPIQDLPGLWWNSQVLAQPPITQIIEAIDRGILPNDGQDDSAPLQALINSLPSKGIVQINLPIGEIDLFRPIEINRSNTIIKGQGMGRTILQAHFSRKLAEAVILIRPRFSKTLLVSQNKVKNIQLRSFTLLQMLSKTASGLDGIVLENVLHAEIKNLDLEKIGNHSLILRKSEDINSEYVSINSSR; via the coding sequence ATGAATAAATTTGCGGCTCTAAAGCCTTTACAAAAACTAAGCCCCTACCTGAATTGGATGCTGATGTTAAGCATCTCGGTCTTAGGTTTTATCGGATTAAAACTCCTTAGCAACCCAGAACGGTTAGCAATATTGGGCTTGTCCAGCCTGATGGTATTAGGAGTGATGGGGTCTTGGCGGTGGTGTTGGTTTGGCTTACAATTGCTTCGTTCCCGTATCTACCTCAACTGGGTATTTGCTCGTTGGCGACGACGGGCTAATCGGATTCCGGTTACGAATTTACCACCTCTTTGTATAGTTGCGCCCACTTTCAAAGAGAAACCTTGGATTACAGAGCGAGTGTTTTTGGCGATCGCTCAAGAAGCCAAGAGCCTCACCCAACCTGTCACCTTAGTAATCGTCACTACTGAACCAGAAATTGTCGCAATTCGAGAACTTTTGAAATCTGAAGACCCAGACAGCCGTTTTGTGAACTTAATTGCGATCGCAGATCCTGGCGGTGGTAAGCGGAAAGCCCTAGCTGATGGTTTACGAGAACTGGCTCGCCTGAATCTGCCTCCAGAAACTATCGTTGCTCTCATGGATGGCGACTCAGTAATCAGCCCTGGCACCTTACGCAAATGCCTACCCTTTTTTGAGATGTTTCCCAAAATGGGCGCACTTACTACCGATGAAATGCCTATAGTCGTAGGGTCTTACTTGTTCTCCGAGTGGCTACACTTACGGTTTTGCCAACGGCATCTCTACATGTGTTCTCATTCCCTCTCCCAGAAATTGCTATGCCTCACAGGTCGCTTTTCCTTGTATCGGTCTGAAGCAGCTCTTGATCCGACGTTTGCCGATGTCCTCGAAAATGACAAGTTAGACGATTGGCTCTGGGGTAACTTTAAGTTTCTCTCAGGAGACGATAAAAGTACTTGGTACTGGGTGTTGCAACGGGGATATAACCTACTTTACATCCCTGATGTGATGGTCTACACGATCGAAACGATCTCTGGCTCTTTTGTAGACCGTGCCTACCAAAATATCCGGCGCTGGTCTGGTAATATGCTGCGGAATGGTAATCGGGCGATCGCTCTTGGGCCAAACAAGACGGGCTGGTTTATTTGGTACTGTCTGCTCGATCAAAGATTGAGCATTTGGACATCTTTAATTGCCCCTGGTTTATTGCTGATTTATTTTTTCCAGACCAACTGGACTGCTATGGCAATCATCTGGTCTTGGATTCTTTTGAGTCGGCCCATAATGCTAGCCATCGTTTTTTGGGGACGGGAGTCTCACCTGAAGCCAATTCATTTGCCTATCCTTTTGATTGCTCAGTGGAGTTCATCTTTAATCAAAGTTTGGACTCAGATGAATTTAGCTCAACAAAAATGGAGTAACCGAGGCAATCAGAGCCAAGCTGTTGCAGGCTCACGATGGGAGCGGTGGGCTAAAACCACTACATCCCGTTTCCTAGTTGTTTCTCAGATGTTTAGCTTTGTAATTTTTTTACTGTGCCTCTCAAAAGTTGTCAATCCTATTCAGGACTTGCCAGGATTGTGGTGGAATAGCCAAGTGTTAGCTCAACCGCCCATCACTCAAATCATTGAAGCAATTGATCGAGGCATCCTTCCTAACGATGGTCAGGATGACTCAGCACCTCTGCAAGCCTTGATTAATAGCTTACCTAGTAAAGGCATAGTTCAGATTAACTTACCCATTGGTGAAATCGACCTGTTTCGACCTATAGAAATTAACCGAAGCAACACGATTATCAAAGGACAAGGCATGGGGCGAACAATCTTGCAAGCCCACTTCAGCCGGAAGTTAGCAGAGGCAGTTATTTTAATTAGACCTCGTTTTTCTAAGACATTACTTGTCTCGCAAAACAAGGTTAAGAACATCCAGTTAAGGAGTTTCACGCTCTTGCAGATGCTGTCTAAAACAGCGTCGGGCTTGGATGGCATTGTTCTAGAAAACGTATTGCACGCCGAAATCAAAAACCTCGATCTAGAGAAAATTGGTAATCATTCTTTGATCCTTCGCAAATCTGAAGATATCAACTCTGAGTATGTCTCGATCAACTCTAGTCGCTAG